A genomic stretch from uncultured Pseudodesulfovibrio sp. includes:
- a CDS encoding methyl-accepting chemotaxis protein produces the protein MNFIRKSLGVKIILLSSILTVVAFAGLFIYNSISTRDHTLHEVEASAERVADMLYIAIEDPMAVGDNEGTEIKFEDMAARYPDTKVYMTDYKGEITYATDAEVERKNIYQVRNENGLPDLIRKSLKENIVAGELMDIDGKLHFAEVKSIENSAECYHCHGKSRKILGTMVVAIDVSPQFNALKDNQFKSAAISVFGVVALLAALIVFMRRVIVNRITNIAATTEEVSKGNLDAKFSVTGSDELGSLSRYLGEMVGQIRDQLQYNQSVLDGIVVPLFVSDKDLHLQFINPPLQTILGLSEEEVKGRLVSDIFTCDSEEEATCNAADVIGLGEPVTGRFIYRRNDGVDFPLLFEASPLKDADGKAVGVICVLIDLTREEEDKKNIDLQRKNLLVVANEVTEVANRLNEASDALSDHMRELARGVDTTADQTSQVATAMEEMNATVLEVARNASETAEAANQANKVAADGGTVVGETVVEINTVADITENLAQALGSLSSRAENIGKVMAVINDIADQTNLLALNAAIEAARAGEAGRGFAVVADEVRKLAEKTMDATKEVEGAISLIQQSTADVVKEMDSAKERVLKTSGMAQKAGGVLDEIVQHSNSIADRVNGIAAAAEQQSSTSDEINTRVTQINDLSQEVLSGIQESNRGILEVSEMAQNLSELVAKFRN, from the coding sequence ATGAATTTTATCAGGAAATCCCTCGGCGTCAAAATCATCCTGCTTTCTTCCATCCTCACGGTGGTCGCCTTTGCAGGACTCTTCATCTACAATTCCATTTCCACTCGAGATCATACGCTGCATGAAGTCGAGGCTTCCGCAGAACGCGTTGCCGATATGCTGTATATCGCCATCGAAGACCCCATGGCTGTGGGAGATAACGAAGGCACCGAGATCAAATTCGAGGACATGGCGGCACGGTATCCGGATACCAAAGTCTACATGACTGACTATAAGGGCGAGATCACCTACGCGACCGATGCTGAGGTGGAAAGGAAGAACATTTATCAGGTTCGTAATGAGAACGGGCTTCCTGATCTCATTAGGAAGAGCCTGAAAGAGAATATTGTTGCGGGCGAACTGATGGACATCGACGGCAAACTCCATTTTGCCGAAGTGAAATCCATTGAGAACAGCGCTGAATGTTACCATTGTCACGGCAAGAGTCGGAAGATTCTTGGTACCATGGTGGTGGCCATTGATGTCAGTCCCCAGTTCAATGCCCTCAAGGACAATCAGTTCAAATCTGCGGCAATATCCGTTTTCGGTGTTGTTGCATTGCTGGCCGCTTTGATCGTTTTCATGCGTCGGGTAATCGTCAACCGTATTACTAATATCGCAGCGACAACTGAGGAAGTGAGCAAAGGCAATCTGGATGCCAAGTTCTCAGTGACGGGAAGTGACGAGCTCGGCTCCCTGTCACGGTACCTTGGTGAGATGGTCGGTCAGATCAGAGATCAGCTCCAGTACAATCAGAGTGTGCTCGACGGTATAGTGGTGCCGCTTTTCGTGTCTGATAAGGATCTGCATCTGCAGTTCATCAATCCGCCTTTGCAGACAATTCTCGGTCTCTCTGAAGAAGAGGTCAAGGGTCGGCTTGTGTCCGACATATTTACCTGTGATTCCGAGGAAGAGGCGACATGCAATGCGGCTGACGTCATTGGTTTGGGCGAACCTGTCACCGGCCGGTTTATTTATCGCCGGAATGATGGTGTGGACTTCCCTCTCCTGTTTGAAGCATCGCCTCTTAAGGACGCTGACGGCAAGGCTGTGGGCGTCATCTGCGTGCTTATTGATCTGACACGCGAGGAAGAAGATAAGAAAAATATTGATTTGCAGCGAAAGAACCTTCTGGTTGTTGCCAACGAAGTCACTGAAGTTGCTAACAGGCTCAATGAGGCCTCAGACGCGTTGTCAGACCATATGCGGGAATTGGCTCGCGGCGTGGATACGACGGCAGATCAGACCAGCCAGGTCGCTACGGCCATGGAAGAAATGAATGCCACTGTTCTTGAAGTGGCGAGAAATGCTTCCGAAACAGCTGAAGCTGCCAATCAGGCCAATAAAGTTGCAGCAGACGGTGGCACCGTTGTTGGTGAGACCGTGGTTGAAATCAATACCGTGGCTGATATCACAGAGAATCTGGCGCAGGCCTTGGGTTCTTTGTCCAGTCGTGCAGAAAACATCGGCAAGGTCATGGCTGTTATTAATGATATTGCCGATCAGACCAACTTGTTGGCTTTGAATGCAGCCATTGAAGCCGCCCGGGCTGGTGAAGCCGGTCGTGGCTTTGCAGTCGTTGCTGACGAAGTCAGGAAGCTGGCGGAAAAGACCATGGATGCCACCAAGGAAGTTGAAGGTGCTATCTCGTTGATCCAGCAGTCTACGGCAGACGTCGTTAAGGAAATGGACAGTGCCAAGGAACGGGTTTTGAAAACGTCCGGCATGGCTCAGAAGGCCGGTGGCGTACTGGATGAGATCGTGCAGCACTCCAACTCCATTGCCGACAGGGTTAATGGGATTGCAGCAGCAGCCGAGCAGCAGTCTTCGACTTCTGACGAAATCAATACGCGTGTGACACAAATCAATGATTTGTCACAGGAAGTCCTTTCCGGCATCCAAGAGTCCAACCGTGGGATTCTGGAAGTCTCTGAAATGGCACAAAACCTGTCGGAGTTGGTCGCCAAGTTCCGTAATTAG
- a CDS encoding transcriptional repressor, with protein sequence MAHEMGFRLSKQRKVILEELQKVTSHPTADEVYDMVRKIIPRISLGTVYRNLEFLSSQGLVLKLGGPGEQKRFDGFAEPHPHIRCEVCTAVADVECDVAVPQLPESCTAGFKILNTNVEFVGICPKCQKGQQ encoded by the coding sequence ATGGCACATGAGATGGGTTTTCGTCTTTCCAAACAGCGGAAAGTTATATTGGAAGAATTGCAGAAGGTGACTTCACATCCTACTGCGGACGAAGTGTACGACATGGTTCGTAAAATTATTCCTCGTATCAGTCTTGGAACAGTTTACAGGAACCTGGAGTTCCTGTCGTCTCAGGGGCTTGTGCTTAAGTTGGGTGGTCCAGGCGAGCAGAAGCGTTTCGACGGATTTGCAGAGCCGCATCCGCACATCAGGTGTGAGGTTTGTACGGCTGTTGCTGATGTCGAGTGTGATGTGGCAGTTCCTCAGTTGCCTGAGAGTTGTACCGCTGGATTCAAGATTTTGAATACCAACGTAGAGTTCGTGGGCATCTGTCCTAAATGTCAGAAAGGACAACAGTAG
- a CDS encoding YaiI/YqxD family protein: MHIWVDADACPNVIKDILFKVAMRCQVPLTLVANMSLSVPPSPLINSIVVPAGFDEADNEIARQVSPGDLVITADIPLANAIVDKGATGLNPRGELYTEENVKGLLRMRNLMEELRSGGMVAGGPPPIGPKDKQEFTNQLDRFLTRNAKKPVL; the protein is encoded by the coding sequence ATGCATATCTGGGTTGATGCTGACGCGTGTCCCAACGTCATCAAGGACATTCTCTTCAAGGTTGCCATGCGGTGTCAGGTCCCATTGACGCTCGTCGCCAACATGTCCCTTTCCGTGCCGCCATCACCGCTTATCAATTCCATTGTTGTTCCCGCCGGTTTTGATGAAGCTGACAACGAAATCGCACGACAAGTTTCGCCCGGGGATCTGGTTATTACTGCCGACATTCCTCTGGCTAATGCCATTGTCGACAAGGGAGCGACAGGCCTCAATCCACGCGGTGAATTGTATACCGAAGAGAATGTCAAAGGTCTGCTCCGAATGCGCAACCTGATGGAAGAACTCCGAAGCGGTGGCATGGTCGCCGGCGGCCCGCCACCGATCGGCCCCAAAGATAAACAGGAATTCACCAATCAACTTGACCGATTCCTGACGCGAAATGCAAAAAAGCCCGTCCTCTGA
- a CDS encoding rubrerythrin encodes MSLKGTQTEKNLLTAFIGESQARNKYTYFASVAKKEGYVQIFNIFTETANHEKEHAKRLFKFLEGGDAEITATFPAGKIGTTLENLYAAAAGEKEEHECMYPDFAKIAREEGFNEIACVMENIAIAEAYHEERYKSLIANIEAGKVFKKDSEVVWRCQNCGYNHTGSTAPAKCPACDHPQAHFELKDTNW; translated from the coding sequence ATGTCGCTCAAAGGTACACAGACTGAAAAAAATCTTTTGACCGCTTTTATCGGTGAGTCTCAGGCCCGTAATAAGTATACCTATTTCGCCAGTGTTGCGAAAAAAGAAGGATATGTTCAGATCTTCAATATCTTTACGGAAACCGCCAATCATGAAAAAGAGCACGCCAAGCGCCTGTTCAAGTTTCTTGAAGGTGGTGACGCAGAGATTACTGCAACCTTCCCGGCAGGAAAGATTGGCACCACGCTGGAGAATCTCTATGCAGCCGCTGCCGGAGAGAAGGAAGAGCATGAGTGCATGTACCCTGATTTCGCTAAAATTGCGCGCGAGGAAGGGTTCAATGAGATTGCGTGCGTCATGGAAAATATCGCCATTGCAGAGGCATATCACGAAGAACGTTACAAGTCTCTGATAGCCAACATTGAGGCAGGCAAGGTCTTCAAGAAGGATTCTGAAGTCGTCTGGCGGTGCCAGAACTGTGGCTACAATCATACAGGGTCCACAGCTCCCGCAAAATGCCCTGCATGTGATCATCCCCAAGCTCATTTTGAACTGAAAGATACTAACTGGTAA
- a CDS encoding polyprenyl synthetase family protein: MEELLRYFQRELPGINDFLDEEANQLNGLVRDVAKHIIGSGGKRIRPLLTLLFARALGYGKDDYYDIACSLELLHSATLLHDDYLDDAELRRGRPAAHLVFGRTETILAGDALLALANEMGARYGNAKLSWLLAKGIKETAVGEIEEIVFSKNPSLDRETYMEIIIGKTARLIECACRCGAALAGSTPEQEDAAGEFGLNLGIAFQLVDDALDYASPTSETGKPEGGDLKEGKVTLPLILLMEEGDAAGCEALLEALKEKSLTDAQCQDVLAQVREGRYSEKTREEAAAYVEKAKACLDGFEPGEEITVLKQAADFVLTRTK, encoded by the coding sequence ATGGAAGAACTTTTACGATATTTCCAACGGGAACTCCCCGGCATCAATGACTTTCTCGATGAAGAGGCCAATCAGCTGAACGGGCTGGTCCGCGATGTCGCCAAGCATATCATAGGCTCTGGTGGCAAACGTATCAGACCGTTGCTCACGCTGCTGTTCGCCCGTGCGCTCGGGTACGGCAAGGATGATTACTACGACATTGCCTGTTCTCTTGAGCTGTTGCACTCGGCCACCCTGTTGCATGACGATTATCTCGACGATGCCGAGTTGCGACGTGGCAGACCTGCCGCGCATCTGGTTTTTGGCCGCACCGAGACCATTTTGGCTGGCGACGCTCTGCTTGCTCTGGCCAATGAAATGGGTGCTCGCTACGGCAATGCCAAGTTGTCCTGGCTGTTGGCCAAAGGTATCAAGGAAACGGCCGTAGGAGAGATTGAGGAAATCGTTTTTTCCAAAAATCCCTCTTTGGATCGCGAGACGTATATGGAGATTATCATCGGCAAGACCGCACGGCTTATCGAGTGTGCCTGTCGATGTGGTGCCGCCTTGGCCGGGTCCACTCCTGAACAGGAGGATGCTGCCGGTGAGTTCGGATTGAATCTCGGTATTGCCTTCCAACTGGTGGACGACGCCCTGGATTACGCGTCCCCCACTTCCGAGACCGGCAAGCCCGAGGGTGGCGATCTCAAGGAAGGCAAGGTCACGTTGCCGCTTATCCTGCTCATGGAGGAAGGCGATGCTGCCGGCTGTGAAGCTCTGCTTGAGGCTCTCAAGGAGAAGTCATTGACTGACGCTCAGTGTCAGGATGTCCTGGCGCAGGTGAGGGAAGGTCGATACTCGGAAAAGACTCGCGAGGAAGCCGCCGCATATGTGGAAAAGGCCAAGGCGTGTCTGGACGGTTTTGAGCCTGGTGAAGAAATCACCGTGCTCAAACAGGCCGCGGATTTTGTGCTGACCAGAACCAAATAA
- a CDS encoding FprA family A-type flavoprotein → MKPVEIKNDIFWIGAVDWNRRNFHGYSNSPMGTTYNNFLIVDEKVALVDTVAEEFWGTLKCNIAQVLGDRKIDYFVINHLEPDHAGCLALAVEKYQPKKIYTSPMGQKAMMAHFHYKDWPVEVVPTGSEINLGKRNLTFIETRMLHWPDSMLTYCPEEKLAFTNDAFGQNWATSERFADEVDQYKLEELMRFYYANIVLPFSPVVLKTMALLKEMNLELDMLCPDHGLMFRGEDCQWAMDKYVEYAEQKPKKKAVIVYDSMWHSTEKMATAVASALVDEGVSVRLMCMKHNHHSEVMHEVFDSAAVIVGSPTHNNGILPLMADMLTYMKGLRPQNKIGSAIGSFGWSGECVKVLTQWLDDMNMEVVDPVKVKFVPDHDALGKCYEQGKAIAAAIKAKCD, encoded by the coding sequence ATGAAACCAGTTGAAATTAAGAATGATATTTTCTGGATTGGTGCCGTGGACTGGAATCGCCGTAATTTTCATGGCTATTCCAACTCCCCCATGGGTACTACGTACAACAACTTTTTGATCGTGGATGAGAAAGTAGCCCTGGTCGATACCGTGGCCGAAGAGTTCTGGGGCACCCTCAAGTGCAATATTGCGCAGGTGTTGGGTGATCGCAAGATTGACTACTTTGTCATCAATCATCTTGAGCCGGATCATGCAGGGTGCCTGGCCCTGGCTGTTGAAAAATATCAGCCCAAGAAAATATACACTTCCCCCATGGGGCAGAAAGCCATGATGGCCCATTTCCATTACAAAGACTGGCCTGTGGAAGTGGTCCCCACTGGCAGCGAAATCAATCTCGGTAAACGGAATCTGACGTTTATCGAGACCCGTATGCTGCACTGGCCTGATTCCATGCTGACATATTGCCCCGAAGAGAAACTCGCATTCACCAATGACGCTTTTGGTCAGAACTGGGCAACTTCCGAGCGATTTGCCGATGAAGTGGACCAGTACAAGCTGGAAGAGTTGATGCGTTTTTACTACGCCAACATCGTGCTGCCTTTCTCCCCTGTGGTCCTCAAGACCATGGCACTCCTTAAGGAAATGAATCTTGAGCTCGACATGCTCTGCCCGGACCATGGTCTCATGTTCCGTGGCGAAGATTGCCAGTGGGCCATGGATAAGTACGTTGAGTACGCTGAGCAGAAGCCCAAGAAGAAGGCGGTCATTGTCTATGATTCCATGTGGCATTCCACAGAGAAGATGGCCACGGCTGTTGCGAGTGCTCTCGTCGACGAAGGTGTCTCCGTTCGCCTTATGTGCATGAAGCATAATCATCACTCCGAAGTCATGCATGAAGTCTTTGACTCCGCCGCAGTGATTGTTGGTTCGCCGACCCACAATAATGGCATCCTGCCACTCATGGCCGATATGCTGACCTATATGAAAGGGCTGCGTCCCCAGAATAAAATCGGTTCGGCCATCGGCTCTTTTGGCTGGTCCGGTGAGTGCGTCAAAGTGCTGACCCAATGGCTTGATGACATGAATATGGAAGTCGTGGACCCGGTCAAGGTCAAGTTTGTGCCTGACCATGATGCTCTGGGCAAATGCTACGAGCAAGGCAAGGCTATTGCTGCTGCCATCAAGGCGAAATGCGATTAG
- a CDS encoding rubredoxin, translating into MQKYVCEICGYVYDPEQGDSDSDIPAGTSFDDLPDDWTCPVCGAPKDNFVPED; encoded by the coding sequence ATGCAGAAATACGTGTGTGAAATTTGCGGCTATGTGTACGACCCTGAACAGGGTGATTCGGATTCCGACATCCCGGCCGGAACCAGTTTTGACGACCTGCCTGATGATTGGACGTGTCCTGTCTGCGGAGCTCCCAAGGATAACTTCGTCCCGGAAGACTAA
- a CDS encoding YwbE family protein, translating into MDGQTRKNIKPGLRVNIVLKKDQRSGTLTQGIVARLLTKSPTHPHGIKVRLEDGQVGRVKEILPE; encoded by the coding sequence ATGGACGGACAAACAAGAAAGAATATCAAACCTGGCCTGCGTGTGAACATTGTTCTTAAAAAAGACCAACGTTCCGGCACACTCACCCAGGGAATTGTTGCCAGACTCTTGACCAAATCGCCCACCCATCCTCATGGCATCAAGGTTCGCCTTGAAGACGGTCAAGTCGGGCGCGTCAAAGAAATTCTTCCTGAATAA
- a CDS encoding phosphoribosylformylglycinamidine synthase subunit PurS, with amino-acid sequence MLCRIVVGLKQGVRDVLGERVARKIKNELGMDVQDVRIVNVFTLEGLSQEQVDLALERAALHDPVLHEVALKPLARDFDWIVEVGFRPGVTDNEGRTARETLGVALGLGKTDLEEVKVYTSKQYLICADMNEADIQHVTKDLLANELIQRYEYKSAETWKSDPGFEAKAARVTGQASDEVVIIPLSTMSDQEMTDFSRANTLALSLREMHDIRSYYADPAVRAEREAMGMATDPTDAEIEVLAQTWSEHCKHKIFSAKISYENTETGKTTEYSSLYKTFIQGSTKQIRERNAATREGGDYCLSVFKDNAGVIGFSDTMNVCVKMETHNSPSALDPYGGALTGIVGVNRDPMGTGIGANLLCNTDVFCFADPFYEGELPPRLLHPRRVFEGVREGVEHGGNKSGIPTVNGSIVFDERYLGKPLVYCGTIGTMPVTVAGKPSHEKCAMPGDIIVMSGGRIGADGIHGATFSSEELHEGSPATAVQIGDPITQRKMYDFLMRARDRGLYNAITDNGAGGLSSSVGEMAEDSGGFDMDLAKAPLKYDGLKPWEILISEAQERMTMAVPPEKLDEFMALSEEMDVESTALGHYTESGKYLVRYGDKIVTCLDMEFLHNGVPQMELSAVWERPEFVKDEVPVPEDQGGLLKNMLGRLNICSKEYVVRQYDHEVQGKSAIKPMVGVKADGPSDAGVVRPEFGTDKGLVIAHGICPQFSDYDTYWMMANAIDEGIRNAVAVGGDVNYMAGCDNFCWCDPVQSESTPDGQYKLAQLVRANQALAHYCLGFGVPCVSGKDSMKNDYKGGGQKISIPPTVLFSVIGVIPDVNKCLTSDFKKDGDLVYVLGLTRPELGGSEVSQQLGFSNPDVPQVDLVSAKARYETVFAATQKGLITACHDCSDGGLGVALAEMCIGGRLGAEVDLSMVPTCGDMNVTSLLYSESASRFVVSVSSANKSAFEAIFAGQILACIGKVTDTPQLIVECADKTVLREDVDALAGAFKATLNW; translated from the coding sequence ATGTTGTGTCGTATCGTCGTTGGACTGAAGCAAGGCGTCCGTGACGTGCTGGGTGAACGAGTCGCCCGCAAGATCAAGAATGAACTTGGCATGGATGTGCAGGACGTTCGTATCGTCAACGTCTTCACCTTGGAAGGGCTTTCACAGGAGCAGGTTGATCTGGCGCTTGAACGGGCGGCTCTGCATGATCCTGTGCTGCATGAGGTTGCACTCAAACCGCTGGCCCGTGATTTTGACTGGATCGTCGAAGTCGGTTTCCGCCCTGGTGTAACCGATAACGAAGGCCGGACAGCACGGGAAACACTGGGTGTGGCTCTCGGACTTGGCAAGACAGATCTGGAAGAGGTTAAGGTCTATACTTCCAAACAATATCTTATCTGCGCCGACATGAACGAAGCGGACATTCAGCATGTGACCAAAGACCTGCTGGCTAACGAATTGATCCAACGCTACGAGTACAAGTCCGCCGAAACCTGGAAATCTGATCCCGGTTTTGAGGCCAAGGCCGCTCGTGTGACTGGTCAGGCGTCGGATGAAGTGGTTATCATTCCACTGTCCACCATGTCCGATCAGGAAATGACGGATTTTTCCCGCGCCAACACGCTGGCCCTGTCCCTGCGCGAGATGCACGATATTCGGAGTTACTACGCTGACCCGGCAGTACGGGCCGAGCGTGAGGCCATGGGCATGGCAACCGATCCCACCGATGCAGAGATTGAGGTGCTGGCTCAGACATGGTCTGAGCACTGCAAACATAAGATTTTTAGCGCAAAGATCAGCTACGAAAACACGGAAACCGGCAAGACGACAGAATATTCCAGTCTATACAAGACGTTTATTCAGGGTTCTACCAAGCAGATTCGCGAACGCAATGCTGCGACTCGCGAGGGTGGTGACTACTGCCTGTCCGTGTTCAAGGACAATGCGGGTGTCATCGGTTTTTCTGACACCATGAATGTGTGTGTGAAGATGGAAACCCATAACTCTCCGTCCGCCCTTGATCCTTACGGCGGAGCACTGACAGGCATCGTCGGCGTCAACCGTGATCCCATGGGCACCGGCATCGGTGCAAACCTGCTGTGCAATACCGATGTGTTCTGTTTTGCCGATCCTTTTTATGAGGGCGAACTGCCGCCGAGACTGCTGCATCCCCGCCGTGTATTCGAAGGCGTGCGTGAAGGCGTGGAACATGGCGGCAACAAGTCCGGTATTCCCACGGTCAATGGCTCCATCGTGTTTGATGAACGCTATCTCGGCAAGCCGCTGGTCTATTGCGGCACCATCGGCACCATGCCGGTGACCGTGGCCGGAAAGCCGTCTCACGAAAAGTGTGCCATGCCCGGTGATATCATTGTCATGTCCGGTGGTCGTATCGGCGCGGACGGCATTCACGGTGCGACCTTCTCTTCCGAAGAGTTGCACGAAGGAAGCCCGGCTACCGCCGTTCAGATCGGCGATCCTATCACTCAGCGCAAGATGTATGATTTTCTTATGCGTGCTCGTGATCGTGGACTGTATAACGCCATCACCGACAACGGTGCGGGCGGCCTGTCCTCGTCCGTGGGCGAGATGGCTGAAGACTCAGGCGGGTTTGACATGGATCTTGCCAAGGCTCCGCTCAAATATGACGGTTTGAAGCCTTGGGAAATCCTTATTTCCGAAGCGCAGGAACGTATGACCATGGCCGTTCCGCCCGAAAAGCTCGACGAGTTCATGGCCCTGTCCGAAGAAATGGACGTTGAGTCGACTGCGCTCGGTCATTACACGGAGTCCGGCAAGTATCTCGTCCGTTATGGCGATAAGATCGTGACCTGTCTTGATATGGAATTCCTGCATAACGGTGTGCCGCAGATGGAGCTGTCCGCAGTTTGGGAACGGCCCGAGTTCGTTAAGGACGAGGTCCCGGTTCCTGAAGATCAAGGCGGTCTGCTCAAGAATATGCTCGGCAGGCTGAATATCTGCTCCAAGGAATACGTGGTCCGTCAGTACGACCACGAAGTTCAGGGCAAGTCCGCGATTAAACCCATGGTGGGCGTCAAGGCTGACGGCCCGTCCGATGCTGGTGTTGTTCGACCTGAATTTGGGACTGACAAGGGGTTGGTCATCGCCCATGGTATCTGCCCGCAGTTTTCTGATTATGACACGTACTGGATGATGGCCAACGCCATTGATGAAGGTATTCGTAACGCGGTCGCTGTTGGCGGCGACGTCAACTATATGGCTGGTTGCGACAACTTCTGCTGGTGTGATCCGGTGCAGTCCGAATCCACTCCTGACGGGCAGTATAAGCTGGCTCAGTTGGTCCGTGCCAATCAGGCTTTGGCTCATTACTGCCTTGGCTTCGGCGTGCCGTGTGTCTCAGGCAAGGACTCCATGAAGAACGATTACAAGGGTGGCGGTCAGAAGATCTCCATACCGCCGACCGTTCTGTTCTCGGTTATCGGTGTCATCCCTGACGTGAACAAATGCCTGACCTCGGACTTCAAGAAGGACGGCGACCTTGTGTACGTCCTTGGACTGACCCGCCCGGAACTGGGGGGGAGTGAAGTGTCTCAGCAGCTTGGTTTCTCCAATCCTGATGTGCCTCAGGTTGATCTTGTTTCTGCCAAGGCCCGATATGAGACTGTTTTTGCGGCAACGCAGAAGGGTCTGATTACCGCATGTCACGATTGTTCTGACGGTGGTCTGGGAGTGGCTCTGGCTGAAATGTGCATCGGTGGGCGCTTGGGCGCAGAGGTGGATCTGTCCATGGTGCCGACCTGCGGCGACATGAATGTGACCAGTCTGCTCTATTCTGAATCTGCCAGCCGTTTTGTGGTGTCTGTGAGCAGTGCAAACAAGTCTGCCTTTGAAGCAATCTTCGCCGGTCAGATTCTTGCCTGTATAGGTAAAGTGACTGATACCCCTCAACTTATTGTTGAATGCGCCGATAAAACGGTGTTGCGGGAAGATGTCGACGCTTTGGCAGGGGCGTTCAAGGCGACATTGAACTGGTAG
- a CDS encoding cytochrome c family protein, translating into MLKKAVWYKGSLILVVAAFVVTVGLASVGRTNSGQYVGSDACAECHEEEYGNFKKYAKKTHSGEAVKIMATDLTQEELAECYACHMTGYGQPGGFVSFEKTPGLADCGCEVCHGPGYDHIESGGDSDLIKGKLSMEDCTSCHNPERIDAFDFKPLLYGGAH; encoded by the coding sequence ATGTTGAAGAAAGCGGTTTGGTACAAAGGAAGCCTCATACTTGTGGTGGCGGCTTTTGTCGTGACTGTCGGTCTGGCAAGTGTTGGTCGGACGAATTCCGGCCAATATGTCGGCTCCGATGCGTGCGCTGAGTGTCACGAAGAGGAATATGGAAATTTCAAGAAATATGCGAAGAAAACCCACTCGGGCGAAGCCGTAAAGATTATGGCTACGGACCTGACGCAGGAAGAGCTTGCCGAATGTTATGCCTGTCACATGACAGGATACGGACAGCCGGGAGGTTTCGTGAGTTTCGAGAAGACTCCGGGGCTGGCTGACTGTGGTTGCGAGGTCTGTCATGGGCCTGGTTATGATCATATTGAATCTGGAGGGGATTCTGATTTGATCAAGGGCAAGCTGAGTATGGAAGATTGCACTTCCTGTCATAATCCTGAAAGGATAGACGCATTTGACTTCAAGCCGCTGCTCTACGGCGGGGCGCACTAG
- a CDS encoding desulfoferrodoxin has translation MGIKLGEVYKCEVCGNIVMAIHEGAGDLVCCGQDMVLMTENTVDAAVEKHVPVMTKDGDKITVKVGDVAHPMEEKHYIEWIEVMVGDTCFVKVLKPGDAPEAEFCACGLSGDISVRAYCNLHGLWSA, from the coding sequence ATGGGAATCAAATTGGGTGAAGTCTACAAGTGTGAAGTGTGTGGCAATATCGTTATGGCAATCCACGAAGGTGCCGGCGACCTCGTATGCTGTGGTCAAGACATGGTCCTTATGACTGAAAATACGGTCGACGCCGCTGTTGAAAAACATGTGCCTGTCATGACCAAAGATGGCGACAAGATTACCGTTAAGGTCGGCGATGTGGCTCATCCCATGGAAGAGAAACATTATATTGAATGGATCGAAGTCATGGTCGGTGACACCTGTTTCGTTAAGGTTCTCAAACCCGGCGATGCTCCTGAAGCCGAATTCTGTGCATGCGGTCTGTCCGGCGACATTTCCGTCAGGGCTTACTGCAACCTGCACGGTCTTTGGTCCGCGTAG